From Candidatus Paceibacterota bacterium, a single genomic window includes:
- a CDS encoding recombinase family protein, which translates to MRTPPSDLKYFLYARKSTESEDRQAASIEDQVSEMKRLAERLGIQIAEVITESHSAKKPNNRPQFTKMMERIHAGEANAILCWKLNRLARNPIDGGLVSWSLQQGIIQHIQTFGGGFSPDDNVLLMQVEFGMANQYVKDLSVDTKRGMRKKAERGWYPAGVLPAGYEHRPSASNTGEDEIVPNDDFSLVKNLWGKLLTGRYTIMDIKREGDRIGLRNRKGQKYSKNNYYAMFANEFYAGWFYWVDENGVHQRVHGKHKAMISEEEFRKVRIFLGNQGGKNRLVRYTFPFRGKMVCGECARMITAEQKIQARCTNCRHKFSIKHTNVCPQCETVLQDMDSPHIVDRTYYICVGATKKICSQRGAVEQGELTKQIDQILQNVSIPKSFHEWAVDAVKHVTEKDAVEDGATLNVMRNRESDLEQQLNEVTVMRARQEITPAHFSKTMARIEKDLTDIRGEIGKMHKSKIDWGHIANQYLTFAETAQERFENGDTATRKLILECISPNLLLKDKKLSVVMPKPLLGVRSAFNVLSTDVLGLEPEKALAGQGLFQRIEPSNTIGLRLVDDVRTYCLSVQVNLFGI; encoded by the coding sequence ATGCGTACACCACCGTCAGACCTCAAATATTTCCTCTATGCTCGCAAGTCCACGGAAAGCGAGGATAGACAGGCGGCTTCCATTGAGGATCAGGTTTCCGAAATGAAGCGTTTGGCAGAGCGGTTGGGTATTCAGATTGCGGAAGTAATCACCGAAAGCCATTCAGCAAAGAAACCGAACAATCGTCCCCAGTTTACAAAAATGATGGAGCGTATTCACGCAGGAGAAGCCAATGCAATCTTGTGTTGGAAACTCAACCGCCTTGCCCGCAATCCCATAGACGGAGGTTTGGTGAGTTGGTCGCTTCAACAAGGAATAATCCAGCACATTCAGACCTTCGGCGGTGGTTTCAGTCCAGACGATAATGTGCTCCTTATGCAGGTTGAGTTTGGTATGGCAAACCAGTATGTGAAGGATTTGAGCGTGGACACTAAGCGAGGTATGCGTAAGAAGGCAGAGCGTGGCTGGTATCCTGCTGGCGTGCTTCCTGCGGGCTATGAGCACCGCCCAAGCGCAAGCAACACGGGTGAGGACGAGATTGTGCCGAATGATGATTTTTCACTGGTAAAGAACCTGTGGGGTAAGTTGCTCACGGGGCGCTATACGATAATGGACATAAAACGCGAGGGAGACAGAATAGGATTGCGTAATCGCAAGGGACAGAAATATTCAAAAAATAACTATTATGCGATGTTTGCCAATGAGTTCTACGCTGGTTGGTTTTATTGGGTGGACGAAAATGGAGTACACCAGCGCGTCCACGGCAAACACAAGGCAATGATTAGCGAGGAGGAGTTTAGGAAAGTGCGTATTTTCCTTGGCAACCAAGGCGGCAAGAATAGATTGGTACGGTACACGTTCCCATTCAGGGGGAAAATGGTGTGTGGCGAATGTGCACGAATGATTACCGCCGAGCAAAAGATACAGGCGCGGTGTACGAACTGTCGGCACAAGTTTTCAATCAAACACACGAACGTATGCCCGCAATGCGAGACGGTGCTACAAGATATGGATAGTCCGCACATTGTGGATCGTACCTATTACATCTGCGTTGGTGCTACCAAGAAAATTTGCTCACAGCGCGGTGCCGTAGAGCAGGGCGAACTTACGAAGCAAATAGACCAAATCCTTCAGAATGTCTCTATCCCCAAGAGTTTCCACGAGTGGGCTGTGGACGCAGTGAAGCACGTAACCGAAAAGGACGCGGTTGAGGATGGAGCGACGCTAAACGTAATGCGGAACCGTGAGAGCGACCTTGAACAGCAGTTGAACGAGGTAACAGTTATGCGTGCCCGTCAGGAGATAACCCCTGCACACTTCAGCAAGACAATGGCAAGGATTGAAAAAGACCTTACCGATATTCGCGGAGAGATTGGCAAAATGCACAAAAGCAAGATTGACTGGGGGCACATAGCGAACCAGTACCTCACCTTTGCAGAGACAGCGCAGGAGCGCTTTGAGAATGGAGACACGGCGACCAGAAAACTGATACTGGAGTGTATTAGTCCGAACCTGCTTTTGAAGGACAAAAAACTAAGCGTTGTAATGCCAAAACCACTGTTGGGTGTACGCTCTGCCTTCAATGTGCTATCCACTGACGTGCTGGGGTTAGAACCAGAAAAAGCCCTTGCGGGGCAAGGACTTTTTCAACGTATTGAACCCTCAAATACAATCGGGCTCCGCCTAGTAGACGACGTTCGAACCTATTGCCTTAGTGTACAAGTTAATCTTTTTGGAATTTAA
- a CDS encoding NYN domain-containing protein, whose product MFKKEKVAIYIDGGNTYQRLKESEMPEREMKFDYSSFVEHLVGERNLVSKRYYIGIVKNFNNTEKGEKMVKGQQKFLAGLESENFDIKRGRIMYDNNSIREKGVDIKLSVDLVVGAVDNLYDTAIVISSDTDLIPAIKYVIKAKAKKVEYIGFSKNPSFGMIKESTDRRLFSKTDLLKFQKD is encoded by the coding sequence ATGTTTAAGAAAGAAAAAGTTGCTATTTATATAGATGGTGGAAATACTTACCAAAGACTAAAGGAATCCGAGATGCCAGAAAGAGAAATGAAGTTTGATTACTCATCTTTTGTCGAACATCTTGTTGGTGAACGTAATCTTGTTTCAAAAAGATACTATATCGGCATAGTTAAAAATTTTAACAATACAGAGAAAGGAGAGAAAATGGTTAAAGGGCAACAAAAATTCTTAGCAGGACTGGAGTCCGAAAATTTTGATATTAAAAGAGGTCGAATAATGTACGACAATAACAGCATCAGAGAAAAAGGTGTTGATATTAAATTATCAGTAGATTTAGTTGTAGGTGCAGTTGATAATTTGTATGACACTGCGATAGTAATTAGTTCTGATACAGATTTGATTCCTGCTATAAAATATGTCATCAAAGCAAAAGCTAAGAAAGTGGAGTATATAGGTTTCAGTAAAAATCCATCATTTGGAATGATAAAAGAATCAACTGACAGAAGATTGTTTTCTAAAACTGATTTGCTTAAATTCCAAAAAGATTAA